The Lycium ferocissimum isolate CSIRO_LF1 chromosome 10, AGI_CSIRO_Lferr_CH_V1, whole genome shotgun sequence genome window below encodes:
- the LOC132033116 gene encoding thaumatin-like protein 1b, whose translation MAQVKLLCLFALFLTLSDLFITGIHSSATFTMVNKCKQTIWPGLLSNAGIAPLSTTGFVLQKGESKTINVPSNWGGRFWGRTHCTEDSTGKFTCATGDCGSGKMECAGGNAAPPATLAEFTLDGANGMDFFDVSLVDGYNLPMLVVPQGGSGNNCTSTGCVVDLNGACPSELKVTSVGGENVACKSACEAFRQDEYCCAGAYNNPTTCKPSSYSMLFKKACPSAYSFAYDDKTSTFTCAGANNYLITFCPAPNTSQKSSSSSSGGQNQEPEDNNQSSSNNNNEPSTINGSMVYDGAWQYSSASSTTCMHVLGSRAIAGAIAILTATFQLRQLF comes from the exons ATGGCGCAAGTGAAATTGCTCTGTCTGTTTGCTCTGTTTTTAACGCTTTCAGATCTCTTCATAACAG GTATACATTCATCTGCAACATTTACAATGGTAAACAAATGCAAGCAAACAATATGGCCAGGACTATTATCCAACGCTGGAATTGCTCCACTTTCCACCACTGGATTTGTTTTACAAAAAGGCGAATCAAAGACAATAAATGTACCCTCTAATTGGGGTGGTAGATTTTGGGGACGTACACACTGTACTGAAGATTCCACAGGAAAATTTACCTGCGCCACAGGTGATTGCGGCTCCGGTAAGATGGAATGCGCCGGCGGTAACGCTGCGCCGCCAGCAACATTAGCTGAATTCACACTTGACGGCGCCAACGGGATGGATTTCTTTGATGTTAGCTTAGTTGATGGGTACAACTTGCCAATGCTTGTG GTACCACAAGGTGGGTCCGGTAACAACTGTACAAGCACTGGATGCGTGGTTGATTTGAACGGCGCGTGTCCGTCAGAGTTAAAAGTGACGAGCGTGGGAGGTGAAAACGTCGCGTGTAAGAGCGCGTGTGAAGCTTTCCGACAAGATGAGTACTGTTGTGCCGGCGCGTATAATAATCCGACTACATGTAAACCGTCGTCGTATTCAATGTTGTTTAAGAAAGCTTGTCCAAGTGCTTACAGCTTTGCTTATGATGATAAAACAAGTACCTTCACTTGTGCTGGCGCTAATAATTATCTAATCACTTTTTGTCCAGCCCCTAACACCAG ccaaaaatcatcatcatcatcatcaggtGGGCAAAATCAAGAACCTGAAGATAATAACCAaagcagcagcaacaacaacaatgaacCATCAACAATCAACGGCTCTATGGTATATGATGGTGCATGGCAATATAGCAGTGCATCTTCAACCACGTGCATGCACGTGTTAGGTTCACGGGCCATCGCCGGTGCCATCGCCATCTTAACAGCCACTTTCCAGTTACGTCAgctcttctaa